The following are from one region of the Desulfonatronum thiosulfatophilum genome:
- the recR gene encoding recombination mediator RecR: MRELPQTLRVVVDQLATLPGLGPKSALRVALTLLKWPKERTMDLGRGILELRDKLCLCSSCAGISDQDPCAICTDPERRPEQLCLVAEWDSMLIMEQSGIYKGMYLVLGGLLSPLDGIKPESLEMVRLREKLSRDQVTELILALGTTMESETTGSYIKNLVEREFPLTQVTRLAQGIPLGTDLKYIDKETLRQSIAYRQKI, from the coding sequence GTGCGGGAACTGCCCCAGACCTTGCGGGTCGTTGTGGACCAGTTGGCCACGTTGCCGGGACTCGGTCCGAAGTCGGCCCTGCGCGTGGCCTTGACACTGCTTAAATGGCCCAAGGAAAGAACCATGGACCTGGGCCGCGGCATTCTTGAACTGCGGGACAAACTCTGTCTCTGCAGTTCATGTGCCGGAATTTCGGACCAGGATCCGTGCGCTATCTGTACGGATCCGGAACGGCGGCCCGAGCAGCTCTGCCTGGTCGCGGAATGGGATTCCATGCTGATCATGGAACAATCGGGAATATACAAAGGCATGTACCTCGTCCTGGGGGGGCTGTTGTCGCCTCTGGACGGGATCAAGCCAGAAAGTTTGGAAATGGTTCGATTGCGGGAAAAGTTGTCCCGGGATCAGGTGACGGAATTGATTTTAGCTCTGGGAACAACCATGGAGTCGGAAACCACCGGCTCGTACATCAAGAACCTTGTCGAGCGGGAATTCCCGCTCACCCAAGTGACTCGGCTCGCCCAGGGGATTCCGTTGGGCACGGACTTGAAATACATTGACAAGGAAACCCTTCGCCAATCCATAGCCTACCGCCAAAAAATCTGA
- a CDS encoding YbaB/EbfC family nucleoid-associated protein: MKGMGDLVRQAQMMQNKISKLQEEVGKRTVEASAGGGMVSVTANGAQEVLAVKIDPAVVNPEDVEMLQDLVLAAVNEAMKKAGDMMKEEMAQVTGGLKIPGMF; this comes from the coding sequence ATGAAGGGAATGGGAGACTTGGTGCGCCAAGCCCAGATGATGCAAAACAAGATCAGCAAGTTGCAGGAAGAAGTCGGCAAGAGAACGGTGGAGGCGTCCGCGGGAGGGGGGATGGTTTCGGTGACCGCCAATGGCGCTCAGGAGGTTTTGGCCGTGAAGATTGATCCTGCCGTTGTCAATCCGGAAGACGTGGAAATGCTGCAGGACCTGGTTCTGGCCGCTGTGAACGAGGCCATGAAAAAGGCCGGGGATATGATGAAGGAAGAAATGGCCCAGGTTACCGGCGGATTGAAGATTCCGGGAATGTTCTAG